The DNA region CTACAGCAGGGGTCGGGGAGATGCCTACTATGACGCGGACTACCGGCATTCCTACGAATACCATCGGGAGAACAGCAGTTACCGCAGCCAGCGCAGCAGCCGAAGGAAGCACAGACGGCGAAGGCGGCGCAGTCGGACATTCAGCCGCTCATCTTCGGTGAGTGCCAGCCCaggcccttcctctcccctttcagCCCTCTGGGACCCTGGTAAGTGAGAAGTATCCTGTTCTCAGCTGATTCTTGGGGCATGCACCCTGAGGTGGGCACTGAGCCTGTCTCTCTTGGAAGCTCTTCGACTCTTGGAGGCCCCAGAATCTGCTTTAGAGACGGATGGGCACAGAGCACTTGTGAGCCCAGTGCCCTCTCTGGCATGCCGGCCTTACTGTGCAGGGAGCAGCTTCCCTGCCCCAGCGGCCTGCGCTGTCCAGTGGGGACCTTGCTTGTGAACGGCCTTTCTCCCCCAAGCCCTGGGCTCCATGGCCCCCTCAGTCGGTGGGcttgggtggggggaaagggagattTGTGCCTGCCTGGAAGGGCATTGTGTAGAGCATGGGGTTGTGGGTGACATGGGCACAACGACACCACTTCTCTGCTCTGCCCGTGCCTCTCCTTGGTCCCGTTTTGGGTTTGGGACTTGGGGTTATGCGCCGCTCTCTCTTCTCACCCCGATCCGCCTTACTGCATCTGACGTGTTCCCTTCCACTGTCCCCCATCATCGTCTGTCCCCCCTGGCTGGGCGCCTGTGACCGGTGGCccctccaccacccaccccgCCTCCCTCCGGCCCCCGCTCCGACACCTGGCTTGCTccgaccccccccgccccccgacagcAGCACAGCAGCCGGAGAGCCAAGAGTGTAGAGGACGACGCTGAGGGCCACCTCATCTACCACGTCGGGGACTGGCTACAAGAGCGATGTACAAGCCAAATCGTAACAATCCTATAGCCTGTAATGGTCCCATAGCCATTCTAACGTCCCAAGCCAACCCAAGTCACAGTCTCTTGCCTTTTCTCAGTGGTGTTGTTTATCTGGGTGGTTTGAGTTGCTGTTGAGAATTGACCTCTGCCGTCCACTCCCAGCTCTCATGGCCCCTGGGTTATAGGTGGTGGGAATCACACAGGGGTTTTCTTCCCCTGTGACCATCTGTATCTGTTCCCCCATCCTTCATTTCACCCCAGATTGCTGTCCCTTTTTCCTTCCAACTCAGCTCAGTCCctaccttctctccctccccctccccgaccCTGCTCTCTCTCATTTCAGATGAAATTGTAAGCACGTTGGGAGAGGGGACCTTTGGCAGAGTTGTACAGTGTGTCGACCACCGCAGGTAACTGTCAGCCACCCACCCCCATACCTGCTGGGCGTAAAGAGGTAGTGAGGGTTGTCTGGGGCCTATGTACGATGAGCAAAAGGTAGGACTTCTTTATGCCCCGACAGCCCCATTCAATTTGAGGTTCTCGAGAGCCCAGCAAAAGCCTCTTCTGCCAACCCACAGGGGCGGAGCTCGCGTTGCCTTGAAGATCATAAAGAATGTGGAAAAGTACAAGGAAGCTGCTCGACTTGAAATCAACGTCCTGGAGAAGATCAATGAGAAGGACCCTGACAACAAGAAGTAAGCAAGCGAAGGAGTATGTGGGGAGTCTGAGAGGCTCCACCCCATACAGGAAAACCTCCCCAACCTAGGCTAGGCCGGCAGGGAGTCCTAGACCTGCTCATCCATTCATCTTTTGTTCCTCATCTTAGAGCAGTAGAACATTAGAGTAGGAAGGGAGGGTCTGGTCCTCAGTCCTCTCAGAAGATATTCTCCAATTCACTTCCCTTGTTTTTAGGGCAGTTAAATTGCTCTGCAGTTTGGCTCCAGCCCAGGGTGGCCTCTGTAGAGATCTCCCTTGGAAATGACCCTGAGACTGAGAATTAACATTTCGTCAAAAAAGTTAACTGAGCTTTTAATacttagaacaggggtcctcaaactttttaaacagggggccagttcactgtccctcagaccattggagggccggactatagtttaaaaaaaaaaactatgaacaaatgcctatgcacactgcacatatcttattttgaagtaaaaatacaaaacgggaacaaatacaatatttgtatttgcatgtggcccgcgggccgtagtttgaggacccctgacttagagCTATGCTGATGAGGCCACTGacatttatatgtaatatttctGTTCATACATTCTATAAGCCAAATATATAATAAGGGTGTTAAGTGAACACATAAAACGATGACAGGAACAGGGGCCATTGGTGGCTGATAGTGAATGTcaggaatggggggtggggtctgGATTTAGGAGTGACAGTTTGGCAATTCAAGGTCAACATAAGAGCCTGGCACTCAACAACTCTTCAGcaactagaatttttttttttttaactatttaaaGTTTTTGAAAAGGATTTGAATCTTGCCAGGTAGTACCTCTCTTCTTGAGTCCACCAGAAAGACGATTTCCTAAAGGAACTGAATTTTGTTGGTAATACACGTGTGTGGAATCAACAGCTATGCAGTCCCACCTTGTTGGAGAGGTGGTGAGCAGATGGAAGCTCATCAGACAttccccttccccatctctcttcccagcctctgtgTCCAGATGTTTGACTGGTTTGACTACCATGGCCACATGTGTATCTCCTTTGAGCTTCTGGGCCTTAGCACCTTCGATTTCCTCAAAGACAACAACTACCTGCCCTACCCCATCCACCAAGTGCGCCACATGGCCTTCCAGCTGTGCCAGGCTGTCAAGTGTGAGTGGGGTGGGCCGCGGTGGACTCTGGGACAGCCCCTGCCTCCATTGGACCTCTTCTCTCTCAGTTGTGCACTGGTGAAGCCCCTAAGCAGTCAACTTGATTATCTGCACTTCTCTTACTCACTGTCATGTTGACATCTCTTCTGACTTAACTCCTTGACTGATGTCCTCGCCATCACTGATTGGCTTACTCCACATCTAAGCAAGCAGGAGCTGGAAGACAAAGCCTTTGAAATCAAAGCACTTAAATACCTCTTTTCCTTGGGAAGTGTAAGTCAGGCAGCAAGCACAACAACGAAAGGTCGACTCAAGCTAGGGGGTTACATGTGTCTAATCTGAGATGCTCTTCCTTCCCAGCCAAGCAGGTGGAAGCAGGGAGCAGCACAGCCAAGGAGCCCAGTAGGGAATCCAGACTAGTATATAGTTCCTCTTGAGTGTTCGTAGCTACAGTTTGGCAGAGTTGAAGTCACACAGCGTCAGATACACATATGTCAGAATCAGTCCAAAAAGACAAGCTATAGGAAACTGCCTTTATGCTTCAATTGAGAATTATTTACATATCTTACTTAATAAGCATAGAGCATCTTAGACCAGGCATTTCATTTGGATGTGAAGCAGAAAGCAACCTAGAAACTCTGACCCTGCCTCCTCACCAGCTGGGAGCTAGGGGACCGAGCCTGGGGTTAGCCGGGGCCAGGTAGCCCAGGCTGCCAGGACCAACCGTGACCTGGCCTTTTCCCCTGCAGTCCTCCATGATAACAAGCTGACACATACGGACCTCAAGcctgaaaatattttgtttgtgaATTCAGACTACGAGCTCACTTACAATCTTGAGAAGGTAAGATGGATAGGGTTTCCCCTTGGCCAATGAGGGCAGGCGGCTGTGTCAGGTTGCCTTTCTCTTAACCCTTCATGGCCTCCTTTTACTTCTTGCTCCCACATTTTTCTCTTGGTCTGGCTCTTGACTGAGTAAAACCAGAGTATCAGAATAGATTGAAAGGGAGAGATTTGAGAAGACTTCAATTGGAAGAGAATTTGGAAAAAGAACCTCAGATAACTTTCCAATCTAGTGGAAATGCTTTTAAGGTTCTTGCTTTggacttttctcttttttgtaaaGAAAGCTCAGTTCCCTGATGAACTCTAGAGTTCACGGAGATCTCCAAAGGAAGCTCTCCCTCTCTTTGCAacatgtatattttcagaaaaacacCAGTCACTTGGGTATAGTCTTCCGATGCACAGAGACTTGCATGCTATTCCATAATTATTCCTTAATCCTCTTCCTCCAACTCCTAAAGTACTCTGCTAGATATGGGGAGGCTGTAAGGCGAGAGATTGGCGTGTGGTGGGGGGCAGACAGGCAGGTCAAAGGAGCTTTTTTAATGCTCAGAACCACTTCAGAGGATAGTAACGGCATCTCAGGCTGTAGTGCAGAGGTTCATTCTTTTCCTGCTTGGTTCCTAGAAGCGAGATGAGCGAAGCGTGAAGAGCACAGCTGTGCGGGTGGTAGACTTTGGCAGTGCCACCTTTGACCATGAGCACCATAGTACTATTGTCTCCACTCGCCATTACCGAGCACCAGAGGTCATCCTTGGTAAGGGGGAAGGACAGGGGTGTCCCAGGCTGTAAGCAGGTGTGGTGAGGGCGGCGTCCCCTAAGCCTCCTAACACCTCTTCCCTCCAATTCCTACCCAGAGTTGGGCTGGTCACAGCCCTGTGATGTGTGGAGCATAGGCTGCATCATCTTTGAGTACTATGTGGGCTTCACCCTCTTCCAAGTAAGTAACGATGTGACCACCTGGCGTTCTCATCCCTGATTTCCCTGTCCGCTGAGGGCCTGCCTGCTTACTCGTCCACGTCGCTTATTCTCCTGGCAGCTGGTCCTCAGCATCCCCTTCCCAGTCCCATGCTCAGTCCTGGCTTCCTTTCCTAGACCCACGACAACAGAGAGCATCTAGCCATGATGGAAAGGATTTTGGGTCCTATCCCTTCCCGGATGACCCGAAAAACAAGGTGAACTTTGAGTGGGAGGGACTTaacccttttccttttctctctacaAATGGtcaatatcacattttcttttttctttgacaccttccctcccccagctacTCAGAT from Myotis daubentonii chromosome 18, mMyoDau2.1, whole genome shotgun sequence includes:
- the CLK2 gene encoding dual specificity protein kinase CLK2 isoform X5: MPHPRRYPSSERGSRGSYHEHYRSRKHKRRRSRSWSSSSDRTRRHRREDSYHVRSRSSYDDRSSDRRAYDRRYCGSYRRNDYSRGRGDAYYDADYRHSYEYHRENSSYRSQRSSRRKHRRRRRRSRTFSRSSSQHSSRRAKSVEDDAEGHLIYHVGDWLQERYEIVSTLGEGTFGRVVQCVDHRRGGARVALKIIKNVEKYKEAARLEINVLEKINEKDPDNKNLCVQMFDWFDYHGHMCISFELLGLSTFDFLKDNNYLPYPIHQVRHMAFQLCQAVKFLHDNKLTHTDLKPENILFVNSDYELTYNLEKKRDERSVKSTAVRVVDFGSATFDHEHHSTIVSTRHYRAPEVILELGWSQPCDVWSIGCIIFEYYVGFTLFQTHDNREHLAMMERILGPIPSRMTRKTSYSDGGVRGLSHSKRNLLIPQPPLPL
- the CLK2 gene encoding dual specificity protein kinase CLK2 isoform X3, translating into MPHPRRYPSSERGSRGSYHEHYRSRKHKRRRSRSWSSSSDRTRRHRREDSYHVRSRSYDDRSSDRRAYDRRYCGSYRRNDYSRGRGDAYYDADYRHSYEYHRENSSYRSQRSSRRKHRRRRRRSRTFSRSSSQHSSRRAKSVEDDAEGHLIYHVGDWLQERYEIVSTLGEGTFGRVVQCVDHRRGGARVALKIIKNVEKYKEAARLEINVLEKINEKDPDNKNLCVQMFDWFDYHGHMCISFELLGLSTFDFLKDNNYLPYPIHQVRHMAFQLCQAVKFLHDNKLTHTDLKPENILFVNSDYELTYNLEKKRDERSVKSTAVRVVDFGSATFDHEHHSTIVSTRHYRAPEVILELGWSQPCDVWSIGCIIFEYYVGFTLFQTHDNREHLAMMERILGPIPSRMTRKTRKQKYFYRGRLDWDENTSAGRYVRENCKPLRRYLTSEAEEHHQLFDLIESMLEYEPAKRLTLGEALQHPFFTRLRAEPLSAKLWDSSRDISR
- the CLK2 gene encoding dual specificity protein kinase CLK2 isoform X6, whose amino-acid sequence is MFDWFDYHGHMCISFELLGLSTFDFLKDNNYLPYPIHQVRHMAFQLCQAVKFLHDNKLTHTDLKPENILFVNSDYELTYNLEKKRDERSVKSTAVRVVDFGSATFDHEHHSTIVSTRHYRAPEVILELGWSQPCDVWSIGCIIFEYYVGFTLFQTHDNREHLAMMERILGPIPSRMTRKTRKQKYFYRGRLDWDENTSAGRYVRENCKPLRRYLTSEAEEHHQLFDLIESMLEYEPAKRLTLGEALQHPFFTRLRAEPLSAKLWDSSRDISR
- the CLK2 gene encoding dual specificity protein kinase CLK2 isoform X4 — translated: MPHPRRYPSSERGSRGSYHEHYRSRKHKRRRSRSWSSSSDRTRRHRREDSYHVRSRSYDDRSSDRRAYDRRYCGSYRRNDYSRGRGDAYYDADYRHSYEYHRENSSYRSQRSSRRKHRRRRRRSRTFSRSSSHSSRRAKSVEDDAEGHLIYHVGDWLQERYEIVSTLGEGTFGRVVQCVDHRRGGARVALKIIKNVEKYKEAARLEINVLEKINEKDPDNKNLCVQMFDWFDYHGHMCISFELLGLSTFDFLKDNNYLPYPIHQVRHMAFQLCQAVKFLHDNKLTHTDLKPENILFVNSDYELTYNLEKKRDERSVKSTAVRVVDFGSATFDHEHHSTIVSTRHYRAPEVILELGWSQPCDVWSIGCIIFEYYVGFTLFQTHDNREHLAMMERILGPIPSRMTRKTRKQKYFYRGRLDWDENTSAGRYVRENCKPLRRYLTSEAEEHHQLFDLIESMLEYEPAKRLTLGEALQHPFFTRLRAEPLSAKLWDSSRDISR
- the CLK2 gene encoding dual specificity protein kinase CLK2 isoform X1, which encodes MPHPRRYPSSERGSRGSYHEHYRSRKHKRRRSRSWSSSSDRTRRHRREDSYHVRSRSSYDDRSSDRRAYDRRYCGSYRRNDYSRGRGDAYYDADYRHSYEYHRENSSYRSQRSSRRKHRRRRRRSRTFSRSSSQHSSRRAKSVEDDAEGHLIYHVGDWLQERYEIVSTLGEGTFGRVVQCVDHRRGGARVALKIIKNVEKYKEAARLEINVLEKINEKDPDNKNLCVQMFDWFDYHGHMCISFELLGLSTFDFLKDNNYLPYPIHQVRHMAFQLCQAVKFLHDNKLTHTDLKPENILFVNSDYELTYNLEKKRDERSVKSTAVRVVDFGSATFDHEHHSTIVSTRHYRAPEVILELGWSQPCDVWSIGCIIFEYYVGFTLFQTHDNREHLAMMERILGPIPSRMTRKTRKQKYFYRGRLDWDENTSAGRYVRENCKPLRRYLTSEAEEHHQLFDLIESMLEYEPAKRLTLGEALQHPFFTRLRAEPLSAKLWDSSRDISR
- the CLK2 gene encoding dual specificity protein kinase CLK2 isoform X2 produces the protein MPHPRRYPSSERGSRGSYHEHYRSRKHKRRRSRSWSSSSDRTRRHRREDSYHVRSRSSYDDRSSDRRAYDRRYCGSYRRNDYSRGRGDAYYDADYRHSYEYHRENSSYRSQRSSRRKHRRRRRRSRTFSRSSSHSSRRAKSVEDDAEGHLIYHVGDWLQERYEIVSTLGEGTFGRVVQCVDHRRGGARVALKIIKNVEKYKEAARLEINVLEKINEKDPDNKNLCVQMFDWFDYHGHMCISFELLGLSTFDFLKDNNYLPYPIHQVRHMAFQLCQAVKFLHDNKLTHTDLKPENILFVNSDYELTYNLEKKRDERSVKSTAVRVVDFGSATFDHEHHSTIVSTRHYRAPEVILELGWSQPCDVWSIGCIIFEYYVGFTLFQTHDNREHLAMMERILGPIPSRMTRKTRKQKYFYRGRLDWDENTSAGRYVRENCKPLRRYLTSEAEEHHQLFDLIESMLEYEPAKRLTLGEALQHPFFTRLRAEPLSAKLWDSSRDISR